One stretch of Candidatus Neomarinimicrobiota bacterium DNA includes these proteins:
- the nusB gene encoding transcription antitermination factor NusB has translation MKTDRRKSRELAFQTLYALFMQEEIGELEEERIEALKKELISDRNVKKSVVQYAESLFTITKENSLEINKILSETADNWDVERFSKVDKSLLHLAVAELLYFPEVPAKVVINEALEMARSFSSDESVSFINGILDSVRRKYVTKKEIEKADKVEKV, from the coding sequence ATGAAAACAGATAGAAGAAAATCAAGGGAATTAGCGTTCCAGACTCTCTACGCTTTATTTATGCAGGAAGAGATTGGCGAGCTCGAAGAGGAGAGAATTGAGGCGCTCAAAAAGGAACTTATCTCCGATAGAAACGTCAAAAAAAGCGTGGTACAATATGCGGAGAGTCTATTCACGATCACAAAGGAAAATTCTCTTGAGATAAATAAAATTCTATCCGAAACTGCTGATAACTGGGACGTAGAACGATTTTCAAAGGTCGATAAGTCTCTCCTTCACTTAGCCGTTGCCGAGCTTTTATATTTTCCGGAAGTGCCTGCCAAGGTAGTCATAAATGAAGCGCTCGAGATGGCGCGCTCTTTCAGCTCCGATGAGAGTGTGTCCTTCATAAACGGTATATTAGACAGTGTGAGGAGAAAATACGTAACGAAAAAGGAAATTGAAAAAGCAGATAAAGTTGAGAAAGTTTGA
- a CDS encoding 3-hydroxybutyryl-CoA dehydrogenase encodes MDEIEKVSIIGAGTMGSGIAHVFAVNGYEVNLIDTSDALLERALSSITDNLGRQVRKEIISRNAVENALKSINLSTEMDIAADSQLLIEAVFENSEVKKKVFGELERISDREAILATNTSSISITDIASATNRKDKVIGMHFFNPVPVMELVEIIKGESTGEETYQAVRKVVKSLGKTPVEVNDSPGFISNRVLMPMINEAVFALMEGVSSADDIDTVMKLGMNHPMGPLRLADFIGLDVCLNIMEILQNGLNSDKYAPCPLLKEKVESGELGRKTGSGFYKYN; translated from the coding sequence ATGGACGAAATAGAGAAGGTAAGCATAATCGGAGCGGGAACTATGGGTTCCGGAATCGCCCATGTTTTTGCCGTCAACGGCTATGAGGTCAACCTTATTGATACGTCTGACGCTCTTCTTGAAAGAGCGCTCAGTTCGATTACGGATAATCTCGGAAGGCAGGTCAGAAAAGAAATTATAAGCCGGAACGCGGTAGAAAATGCGCTCAAAAGTATAAACTTGAGCACTGAAATGGATATTGCAGCTGACTCACAACTTCTGATCGAAGCTGTATTCGAAAATAGTGAGGTCAAAAAAAAGGTGTTCGGGGAGCTTGAGAGGATCTCCGACCGCGAAGCGATTTTAGCTACTAACACCTCTTCAATATCCATTACGGATATCGCTTCCGCAACGAACCGGAAGGATAAAGTGATCGGAATGCACTTTTTCAATCCTGTTCCGGTCATGGAGCTCGTAGAGATTATCAAAGGAGAATCCACAGGGGAAGAAACTTACCAGGCAGTCAGAAAAGTTGTTAAAAGCCTCGGGAAAACCCCTGTAGAGGTAAATGATTCACCCGGTTTTATTTCGAACAGAGTTCTAATGCCTATGATAAACGAAGCCGTTTTTGCGCTCATGGAAGGCGTTTCATCGGCTGACGACATCGATACGGTAATGAAGCTCGGCATGAATCATCCGATGGGTCCTTTAAGGTTAGCCGATTTTATCGGGCTTGACGTTTGCCTGAATATCATGGAAATTCTACAGAACGGATTAAACAGCGACAAGTATGCGCCCTGTCCGCTGCTAAAAGAGAAAGTGGAGTCAGGAGAACTTGGAAGAAAAACAGGGTCCGGATTTTACAAATACAATTAA
- a CDS encoding acyl-CoA dehydrogenase, producing the protein MDFNLSEDHIAIRKTVREFAETEIAPGARERDENSEFPAEIVKKLAQLGMSGVCSPIEYGGSGLDYLSFTIIIEELARVDASVAVIISVTNTLAGFPLKRFGTDEQKKKYLTPLSTGEKLGAYSLSEAQAGSDASNLACMAVRDGEDYVLNGVKNFVTNGGNADIIILFAKTDKEKGKKGISTFIIEKEMPGVSVGKIEKKLGIRSSDTVELVFEECRVPAANRLGEEGEGFKIAMTTLDYGRVGIGAQALGIAQGAMERAIAYSLEREQFGKKINEFQAIQFKISDMAVEIDATRLLLYRAAWMQDRGENFTAESAMAKLFASQTAMKTANQAVQIFGGYGYMREFEIERFMRDAKITEIYEGTSEIQKIVIARETLRKYGNS; encoded by the coding sequence ATGGATTTTAATCTTTCAGAAGATCATATCGCAATTAGGAAAACTGTACGGGAATTTGCAGAAACCGAGATAGCGCCCGGAGCAAGAGAAAGAGACGAAAATTCGGAATTCCCCGCCGAAATAGTAAAGAAATTAGCGCAGCTCGGTATGAGCGGAGTCTGCAGCCCAATCGAGTACGGCGGTTCCGGTCTTGATTATCTCTCATTCACAATTATTATAGAAGAATTAGCCCGTGTCGATGCGTCGGTTGCCGTCATAATCTCGGTGACTAACACTCTTGCCGGATTCCCCCTGAAACGTTTCGGGACTGATGAACAGAAGAAGAAATATCTTACTCCGCTCTCTACGGGAGAAAAGCTGGGCGCATATTCCCTCAGCGAGGCGCAAGCCGGTTCGGATGCATCCAACCTCGCCTGTATGGCAGTCAGGGACGGAGAGGATTACGTTTTGAACGGCGTAAAGAATTTTGTCACTAACGGGGGGAATGCAGATATAATTATTCTGTTTGCGAAGACGGACAAAGAGAAGGGCAAAAAAGGAATTTCGACTTTTATTATCGAAAAGGAGATGCCCGGTGTCTCGGTAGGAAAGATTGAAAAAAAACTCGGGATCAGGTCTTCCGACACGGTGGAGCTGGTCTTCGAGGAGTGCCGAGTACCGGCAGCGAACCGGCTTGGTGAAGAAGGAGAAGGATTTAAAATAGCCATGACCACTCTTGATTACGGAAGAGTGGGAATAGGCGCTCAGGCGCTTGGGATCGCGCAGGGCGCTATGGAACGGGCGATTGCGTACAGCCTGGAGAGGGAACAGTTCGGAAAAAAGATTAATGAATTTCAGGCTATTCAGTTCAAGATATCCGATATGGCTGTTGAAATCGATGCAACGAGATTACTTTTATACCGTGCCGCCTGGATGCAGGACAGGGGAGAGAATTTCACCGCTGAATCTGCAATGGCAAAGCTCTTTGCCTCCCAGACAGCAATGAAGACCGCAAATCAGGCTGTCCAGATATTCGGCGGATATGGTTACATGAGAGAATTTGAGATCGAGAGATTTATGAGGGACGCAAAAATTACCGAGATTTACGAGGGGACATCAGAAATTCAGAAGATAGTAATAGCCCGGGAAACTCTCAGGAAATACGGCAACTCGTAG
- a CDS encoding F0F1 ATP synthase subunit epsilon, whose product MAETFTVEVVTPTSIRTFNEVGHVRAAGVDGQFGVLPRHIPAIIGLKSGELRIDMEGEKKILAASGGYCEVQRDKILFLVETAELPEEIDVERAQNSLDRARERLKERGAGLDMDRAHSAMNRAKNRLKIAGKK is encoded by the coding sequence ATGGCTGAAACGTTCACTGTAGAAGTAGTTACACCGACTTCGATAAGGACATTCAATGAGGTAGGTCATGTTCGTGCAGCCGGCGTCGACGGACAGTTCGGAGTGTTACCAAGGCATATTCCGGCTATTATCGGACTTAAATCGGGCGAGCTCCGGATTGACATGGAGGGTGAGAAAAAGATCTTGGCTGCCAGCGGCGGCTATTGTGAAGTCCAGAGGGATAAGATTCTCTTCCTCGTGGAAACAGCGGAGCTCCCGGAAGAGATAGACGTTGAACGGGCACAAAACTCTCTCGACAGAGCTAGAGAGAGACTCAAAGAGCGAGGTGCCGGACTCGACATGGACAGGGCGCACAGCGCAATGAATCGAGCGAAAAACCGGCTGAAGATAGCCGGCAAGAAGTAA
- a CDS encoding thiolase family protein: MTGITGWNTRIKRLSKNDYPVIAAACRTPIGSFNGSLSSLSAPELGSVVVRETVRRAGIKPESVEEVIMGCVLPAGVGQAPARQAALYADLPNSVQCTTVNKVCGSGMKAVMLAAQAIRAGDANVIVAGGMESMSNAPYLLKKAREGYRLGHGELIDSMVTDGLWDVYNDFHMGSAAELCSRECNVPREAQDEFAVSSYEKALKAQKEGLFDEEIVGVEIQQKKGESVLFDSDEEPGRVIFEKIPKLKSAFEEGGTVTAANASKINDGASAMMVLSAEKAEELGVEPMAKIVAYSTAAKAPEWFTTAPVQAIETVLEKAGLTLDDIELFELNEAFAVVGLAVSDELGIDMSKLNVNGGAVALGHPLGASGARITTTLLYAMKQRDAKLGLAAICLGGGEATAMIVER; this comes from the coding sequence ATGACAGGCATAACGGGTTGGAACACAAGGATAAAAAGATTGAGCAAAAATGATTATCCCGTTATAGCCGCCGCATGTAGAACACCGATAGGTTCATTCAACGGTTCGCTCTCATCTCTATCGGCGCCAGAGCTCGGCAGCGTCGTTGTGAGAGAGACGGTCAGAAGGGCGGGTATAAAACCGGAGAGTGTCGAAGAGGTTATCATGGGATGTGTCTTACCTGCGGGCGTCGGGCAAGCTCCGGCGCGTCAGGCGGCTCTCTATGCGGACCTGCCTAACAGCGTGCAATGTACTACGGTAAACAAGGTATGCGGTTCGGGGATGAAAGCCGTGATGCTCGCCGCGCAGGCTATCCGTGCCGGAGATGCAAACGTGATTGTCGCCGGCGGTATGGAAAGCATGTCGAATGCGCCCTATCTGCTGAAAAAAGCGCGTGAGGGATATCGTCTGGGTCATGGTGAGCTCATAGACAGCATGGTTACGGACGGTCTCTGGGACGTCTATAACGATTTCCATATGGGGAGCGCGGCTGAATTATGCAGCCGTGAATGCAACGTGCCGAGAGAGGCGCAGGACGAATTCGCCGTATCGAGTTATGAAAAGGCGCTTAAAGCGCAAAAGGAAGGTTTGTTCGACGAAGAGATAGTCGGAGTGGAAATTCAGCAAAAGAAAGGCGAATCGGTGTTGTTTGATTCGGACGAGGAGCCGGGAAGAGTCATATTCGAGAAAATTCCAAAGCTGAAATCAGCGTTCGAGGAAGGCGGGACGGTTACCGCCGCGAACGCATCCAAGATCAATGACGGCGCATCGGCGATGATGGTTCTTTCAGCGGAAAAAGCTGAGGAACTCGGTGTGGAGCCTATGGCGAAGATAGTCGCCTATTCTACCGCAGCTAAAGCGCCCGAATGGTTCACGACCGCTCCCGTTCAGGCGATCGAAACGGTTCTCGAAAAAGCGGGACTCACTCTTGACGACATAGAGCTCTTCGAGCTGAACGAAGCTTTCGCCGTGGTGGGACTCGCCGTATCCGATGAACTCGGGATAGATATGTCGAAACTGAACGTGAACGGAGGCGCAGTAGCTCTCGGGCACCCCCTCGGGGCGAGCGGAGCGAGGATAACCACAACGCTTCTGTATGCCATGAAACAGAGGGATGCAAAATTAGGGCTCGCTGCCATCTGCCTCGGCGGCGGTGAGGCAACCGCAATGATTGTGGAAAGATAA
- a CDS encoding LysM peptidoglycan-binding domain-containing protein yields the protein MTVSKESRGKIMVWIRSYVIILMAVAGYLLSASPVAAQEAAGMTAEEYQAEMARWQGREASASSELARINRDIVSLREQLADIDATISEEREEILGLMSASDDEIREYMNMLTSLDADVAALESLSREEILGAVDLLEDLEIRLEDLNENDLAILEQNRELLDNIDEMLSNYRTVIPAPSQDTIMAETISEETLDEPEEEISDGETPREITLVRKADSYRVIRGDNLWKISGREQIYNDPFQWLKIYSANRDQIVDPDVIEIDQIFVIPREPAINEHWVSRGESLSKIAAKRYSNPFEWTRIYEANKSILKDADTIHPYTILIIPKKAEKKETSPVNM from the coding sequence ATGACGGTAAGTAAAGAGAGTAGGGGAAAAATTATGGTATGGATAAGAAGTTATGTCATTATACTGATGGCTGTAGCAGGGTATCTGTTATCTGCTTCACCCGTTGCCGCTCAAGAAGCTGCGGGTATGACAGCGGAGGAATACCAGGCGGAGATGGCGCGATGGCAAGGCAGGGAGGCATCAGCAAGCAGCGAATTAGCAAGGATCAACAGAGACATAGTATCTTTGAGAGAACAGTTGGCTGATATAGACGCTACTATCTCCGAAGAAAGGGAAGAAATACTTGGTCTGATGAGCGCCTCGGATGATGAAATCAGAGAGTACATGAATATGCTGACCTCATTAGACGCAGACGTAGCCGCGTTGGAATCCCTTTCGAGAGAGGAAATACTCGGTGCGGTCGATCTGTTAGAGGATTTGGAAATCAGGCTTGAAGACCTGAATGAAAACGATCTCGCTATTTTGGAACAGAACCGGGAGTTGCTGGATAATATTGATGAGATGCTCTCGAATTACAGGACGGTGATACCGGCGCCGTCGCAAGATACCATCATGGCGGAGACGATCTCAGAAGAAACTCTGGATGAACCAGAGGAGGAAATCAGTGACGGTGAGACTCCCCGCGAAATCACCCTCGTAAGGAAGGCTGACTCTTACAGGGTAATAAGAGGCGACAACCTGTGGAAAATATCGGGGCGAGAGCAGATCTATAACGATCCGTTCCAATGGCTGAAAATCTATTCGGCGAACCGCGATCAGATCGTCGACCCCGATGTTATAGAGATCGATCAGATTTTTGTTATTCCGAGAGAACCGGCAATTAACGAACATTGGGTAAGCCGCGGCGAGAGTCTATCGAAAATCGCAGCAAAAAGGTACTCTAATCCCTTTGAGTGGACGCGAATTTACGAGGCAAACAAATCTATCTTAAAAGATGCGGACACGATTCACCCTTACACGATACTGATAATACCCAAAAAAGCAGAGAAAAAAGAGACCTCACCGGTTAATATGTAG
- a CDS encoding Glu/Leu/Phe/Val dehydrogenase, which yields MDVFNSMESKQHEQVVFASDSSTGLRVIIAIHDTTLGPALGGCRMWNYEKESDALTDVLRLSRGMTYKAAVAGLDLGGGKSVIIGDSKSMKNEHLFRSFGKIVDGLGGRYIAAEDVGTSVSDMEWVRRETRYVTGISRALGGSGDPSPVTALGTSIGMKACVNRVFGSDSLEGKKIAVQGVGHVGKHLVELLVKEGAKLFISDIDEDKIKNMTKNYPVKVVDNDKIYGLDVDIFAPCAMGGIINDKTLSMFKCKIVAGAANNQLEKEKEHGKAILEKGILYAPDYVINAGGLINIYNEIQGYNREKALAQTEDIYHILSEVLDAAEKEGVPTPVASNKYAEERIKRVREQNKTYSGSADKFIKRRRDAVR from the coding sequence ATGGACGTATTTAACTCTATGGAGAGTAAACAACACGAGCAGGTGGTTTTTGCGAGCGATTCAAGTACCGGCTTGAGAGTGATAATCGCCATTCACGACACGACTCTGGGACCCGCGCTCGGAGGATGCCGTATGTGGAATTACGAAAAGGAGAGCGACGCGCTTACCGACGTTCTTCGTCTTTCACGCGGAATGACCTATAAGGCAGCAGTGGCGGGTCTCGATTTAGGGGGAGGAAAATCAGTAATAATCGGCGACTCGAAGAGTATGAAGAACGAGCATCTTTTCCGTTCCTTCGGCAAAATTGTAGATGGCTTAGGGGGTAGATACATCGCTGCTGAGGATGTGGGAACGAGCGTCAGCGACATGGAATGGGTTAGAAGGGAAACGCGGTACGTCACGGGAATTTCCCGCGCTCTCGGGGGGAGCGGCGATCCCTCGCCGGTAACCGCGCTCGGAACCAGCATCGGCATGAAAGCTTGCGTTAACAGGGTATTCGGATCTGATTCTCTTGAAGGCAAAAAGATAGCAGTACAGGGGGTGGGTCATGTAGGAAAACATCTTGTAGAATTATTGGTCAAAGAGGGAGCGAAACTTTTCATATCTGATATTGATGAAGATAAAATCAAAAACATGACAAAAAATTATCCGGTGAAAGTAGTTGACAACGATAAGATTTACGGTCTTGACGTAGACATTTTCGCGCCGTGCGCCATGGGAGGTATTATAAACGATAAGACATTATCGATGTTCAAATGTAAGATAGTTGCCGGCGCCGCAAACAACCAGCTCGAGAAGGAAAAGGAACATGGTAAAGCAATTCTCGAAAAAGGGATTCTGTATGCTCCCGATTATGTGATAAACGCCGGCGGTCTTATAAATATTTATAATGAAATACAGGGATACAATCGTGAGAAGGCGTTAGCTCAGACAGAGGATATCTATCATATACTCTCGGAAGTTCTTGACGCTGCTGAAAAAGAAGGAGTACCCACCCCGGTCGCCTCAAATAAATATGCCGAAGAGAGGATCAAAAGAGTGCGGGAACAGAATAAAACCTATTCCGGCAGCGCAGATAAATTCATCAAGCGACGCAGGGATGCTGTAAGGTGA
- a CDS encoding metallophosphoesterase family protein, whose product MISDVHSNLEALTAVLSRLDESGIDRIVCLGDIVGYGADPVECLELIAEKCEIVLAGNHDYAVGGKHSVSGFNPDAAEAVTWTQDAISGSWEVYLSSLPLIYEEEGIVYVHASPHKPEQWSYIVSRQDAISEFRYFKKSAAFVGHSHIVGIYCHDGDTFDAEVSLDENKRYIINVGSVGQPRDGNPAASYAVYDYDTKRISIERVEYDYKSAAKKILEVGLPNYLGSRLALEI is encoded by the coding sequence ATCATATCGGACGTGCATTCAAATTTGGAAGCTCTCACAGCCGTATTATCCCGGTTGGACGAATCGGGGATCGATAGGATAGTTTGCCTCGGTGATATAGTCGGATACGGAGCCGACCCGGTCGAATGTCTTGAGCTGATAGCGGAGAAGTGTGAGATAGTACTGGCCGGTAACCATGACTATGCCGTAGGAGGTAAGCACAGCGTATCCGGGTTTAATCCGGATGCAGCTGAAGCCGTAACATGGACTCAAGACGCTATATCCGGCAGCTGGGAAGTATATCTCTCATCGTTGCCGTTGATATATGAAGAGGAAGGGATTGTTTACGTGCACGCATCGCCCCATAAACCGGAGCAGTGGAGTTATATTGTCTCCCGCCAGGACGCAATTTCAGAGTTCAGATATTTTAAGAAATCCGCTGCCTTTGTGGGGCATTCTCATATCGTGGGGATTTACTGTCACGACGGCGATACTTTTGATGCGGAAGTGAGTCTTGACGAAAATAAGAGGTACATTATAAATGTCGGCAGCGTGGGGCAACCGAGGGACGGAAACCCGGCGGCATCGTATGCCGTATATGATTATGACACAAAAAGGATCAGCATTGAAAGAGTTGAATATGACTATAAATCGGCGGCAAAAAAGATTTTGGAGGTGGGACTTCCAAATTACCTCGGAAGCAGATTAGCACTTGAGATTTGA
- a CDS encoding PhoH family protein: MKETEIALKGVDPLLFLGTKDSNLKVIESYFKSSIVARGNVLKIKGDESEVEDIRKIITQMMIELNKSGGLHEDDVKSIITYSKAGEFPEKDVDLDQVIVFTKGGYVKPRSEGQLRLYKSTGKNDIVLVIGPAGTGKTYLAVAIAIAALKNKEISKIILTRPAVEAGEKLGFLPGDLREKIQPYLAPLYDALDDMMPSDKLRGLMDRRVIEIIPLAYMRGRTLNNSFVILDEAQNSTPLQMKMFLTRLGTASKAIITGDITQIDLETNQKSGLISIQSILKGIDGIDFVYLNSNDVVRHRLVKEIINAYDRHNGLEHKDKKIEQK, encoded by the coding sequence ATCAAGGAGACTGAAATTGCCTTAAAAGGGGTTGACCCACTTCTATTTCTCGGTACAAAAGATTCAAATTTAAAAGTTATCGAAAGTTATTTCAAATCAAGTATAGTCGCCAGGGGTAACGTTCTGAAAATCAAAGGCGATGAGAGTGAAGTTGAGGATATCCGGAAGATAATTACACAAATGATGATAGAACTGAACAAATCCGGCGGGCTGCATGAGGATGACGTGAAATCGATCATCACCTACAGCAAAGCGGGGGAATTTCCCGAAAAAGACGTTGATCTGGACCAGGTAATCGTTTTCACAAAGGGTGGATATGTTAAACCGCGCTCCGAAGGCCAGCTCCGGTTGTACAAATCAACGGGGAAGAACGACATCGTACTGGTAATCGGACCTGCCGGTACGGGTAAAACCTATTTAGCGGTGGCAATAGCGATTGCGGCGCTGAAAAACAAAGAAATAAGTAAAATCATTCTCACACGTCCGGCTGTGGAAGCGGGGGAGAAACTTGGATTTTTGCCGGGTGATCTGCGGGAGAAGATCCAGCCCTACCTGGCTCCTCTCTATGATGCTTTAGACGATATGATGCCGTCGGATAAACTACGTGGATTGATGGACCGGCGGGTCATAGAGATAATTCCATTGGCGTATATGCGCGGCAGGACGCTCAACAATTCCTTCGTGATATTAGACGAGGCGCAGAATTCCACTCCCTTACAGATGAAGATGTTTTTAACGCGTCTGGGCACAGCGAGCAAAGCGATAATCACCGGCGATATAACACAGATAGACCTCGAAACAAATCAAAAATCAGGTCTCATCAGCATTCAATCAATACTGAAAGGGATAGACGGTATTGACTTCGTATATTTGAATTCAAACGACGTTGTCCGGCACCGGTTGGTCAAGGAGATAATCAACGCCTATGACAGGCATAACGGGTTGGAACACAAGGATAAAAAGATTGAGCAAAAATGA
- the aspS gene encoding aspartate--tRNA ligase → MKDHYKGMRTHFCGELRKEDSGGDVTLMGWVAKRRDHGGLIFVDLRDRYGITQVVFNPQMPDDGFKIAEKLSAEDVLKITGTVGERPEGTLNPDLDTGEIEVNADAIELLSEAETPPFEIREEVEASEDLRLEYRYLDLRRRKLRDAIIMRHEFYQSVRNFMANKGFIEIETPVLTKSTPEGARDYLVPSRISKGKFFALPQSPQIYKQLLMISGFDKYFQIVKAFRDEDLRADRQPEHTQIDIEMSFVEERHVQQMVEELMGTVFRELIDVELSLPFPSLTYEEALNRYGTDKPDLRFGLEISNVSKLTAETEFQVFRDAVEKGGIVACIAAPAGGTFSRKVIDDLTEYVKNQGLKGLSWTKVENESLSGGVSKYFSEDVQKELIEKVNAAEGDVIFFAADEHDSALKGLGALRLEIGRKLNLIKPGEFSPLWVTGFPMFEWDEDSKRYTAVHHPFTSPRSEDLDLLDSDPSKVKARAYDMVINGSELGGGSIRIHSREIQSKVFDSLGIGPEEAENKFGFLLKALSYGAPPHGGIALGLDRIVATMLGVDSIRDVIAFPKTTSASALMEGAPSEVSDEQLKELGIKLEHK, encoded by the coding sequence ATGAAAGACCATTACAAAGGGATGAGAACACACTTCTGCGGGGAGCTCCGGAAGGAGGATTCCGGCGGTGATGTGACTTTGATGGGATGGGTAGCGAAGCGGCGCGACCACGGCGGGCTGATTTTTGTCGATTTGCGCGACAGATACGGTATCACACAGGTGGTTTTCAACCCTCAAATGCCTGATGACGGATTTAAAATAGCGGAAAAGCTCTCGGCGGAGGACGTATTAAAAATAACCGGAACGGTCGGAGAACGACCGGAGGGAACGCTGAACCCTGACCTCGATACGGGTGAGATAGAGGTAAACGCTGATGCAATTGAATTACTCAGCGAAGCGGAAACTCCTCCTTTCGAGATACGGGAAGAGGTGGAAGCATCGGAAGACCTGCGGCTTGAATACAGGTATTTGGACCTGCGCCGAAGAAAATTGCGGGACGCAATAATCATGCGCCACGAATTCTATCAATCTGTAAGAAATTTCATGGCGAATAAAGGGTTTATCGAGATTGAAACACCGGTGCTGACAAAATCCACACCGGAAGGCGCCCGGGATTATCTTGTACCAAGCAGGATAAGTAAAGGAAAGTTCTTTGCGCTGCCGCAGTCGCCGCAGATATATAAACAGCTGTTGATGATCTCCGGTTTCGATAAATATTTCCAGATCGTAAAGGCGTTCAGGGACGAAGACCTCCGTGCGGACAGGCAGCCGGAACACACCCAGATAGACATCGAGATGTCGTTTGTAGAGGAGCGTCACGTACAGCAGATGGTGGAAGAGCTGATGGGGACCGTCTTCAGGGAGCTCATAGACGTTGAGTTATCATTGCCGTTTCCATCGTTGACATATGAAGAGGCATTGAATAGGTATGGCACCGATAAACCCGATTTGAGGTTCGGGTTGGAAATCTCGAACGTCTCGAAATTAACCGCTGAAACAGAATTTCAGGTGTTCAGGGATGCTGTGGAAAAGGGAGGGATCGTCGCCTGCATCGCCGCGCCCGCCGGTGGAACTTTCAGCAGGAAGGTCATTGACGATCTGACAGAGTACGTCAAGAACCAGGGTCTAAAGGGATTATCATGGACAAAGGTAGAGAATGAAAGTCTAAGCGGTGGAGTCAGCAAATATTTTTCCGAAGATGTCCAAAAAGAATTGATTGAAAAGGTCAATGCGGCTGAGGGAGACGTGATATTTTTTGCCGCCGATGAACACGATTCGGCGTTGAAGGGATTGGGAGCTCTCAGATTAGAGATTGGACGGAAACTCAACCTAATCAAGCCGGGTGAGTTTTCCCCGCTCTGGGTGACAGGATTTCCGATGTTTGAATGGGATGAGGATTCAAAGAGGTACACGGCGGTGCATCATCCGTTCACATCGCCGAGATCGGAAGACTTGGATCTACTCGATTCCGACCCGTCTAAGGTGAAGGCACGTGCATACGATATGGTGATCAACGGGAGCGAGCTCGGAGGGGGAAGCATCAGGATACATTCCAGAGAAATTCAGTCGAAAGTCTTTGATTCTCTCGGAATCGGACCTGAGGAAGCGGAGAATAAATTCGGGTTTTTGCTGAAGGCGCTATCCTATGGAGCACCACCGCATGGCGGAATTGCGCTTGGTCTCGACAGGATCGTCGCAACTATGCTCGGTGTCGATTCGATACGGGATGTTATCGCCTTTCCCAAGACAACAAGCGCCTCTGCGTTAATGGAAGGAGCGCCGTCGGAAGTGTCCGACGAACAGCTGAAAGAGTTAGGAATTAAGTTGGAACATAAGTGA